From the genome of Podospora bellae-mahoneyi strain CBS 112042 chromosome 2, whole genome shotgun sequence:
CGGCGAGACTCAGCGATAACACGGTTCATGTCCTCGACCTTCGCTTTGGCACGGCCGAAAGTACCGAGCTGGGAAGAGTATGTCAGCAACCGAGAACAGCTTGTAAATAGACTATCAGGGTTCCtaccttcttcttggcgagCTTACGGGCACGCTTGTCCTTGGAGTTGCGGAGCAATTCAATGATGCGGCGCTCATAGGGAGCGAGACTGTGTTTGCAGTTAGCGACCACCCTTCAAGTCCACCAGCACCATACGAGAAAAAGAACATACCCAGCAACCTCCTTGACAAGGTCACGGACGAAGGCAGTGCGCTTGCTAAGGTGACCCTTGGTGCGGCTAACGCGGGGCTTGGCGACGCGGGCGGTGGTCTTCTGTGTTCAGGGAAAAACGGTATCGATTAGCCAGGTGTCCATCATCCGCTGTTATGCTTCGACATCTCCATGTTCCAGGAGGAAGCAACGCGGAGATCCTCCACGAGGTGAGACAGAAGAGGCTTTATCTTACGTGGCCCTTGTTGAGACCCTGTGAAGCAAAACGTTAGCATGTTGATTTTTGATACTATTTTCGACATCGCGGGAAAATTCGAGATTGTGAACTGCGACAACCACGAGTCTCGAATTGTCCTGCAAATGCGAAACTGATGAGCGCATAGACTTACGGTGGCAATGCCAGAGCGGGGAGTCTCCTTGGTAGCGGCCATTGTGCTGGTTGATGGCGTGAATGTCGTCGTGACGTTGAGCGGAGAGGAAAGTGAAATCGGAGAAGTTTTGGAGTTTTGTGTGGTTGAAGTTTTCAGGGCAAAAGTTCGAGTGGAGTCCAAGAGCTTGGCGGGGACCAGCTGGCAGTCAGCTGAGCGGCTGGTGTCCCACCATCTGTGGCTGCACTTCCCGCAGAGGCTTGGCAATACACAGGGGCCTTCGGAGCTTGTGAACGTCAGCTTCCAATTGGTGATGAGCTTCAATGACAACTTGGTCCCAAAGGCCGCTCCCAACGTGGGGTTTACAACATAGCAACTACGAAATACAGACGACTCCACGCCAAATCTCTTGACGAATTCCCCGATATAATACTGTACATCTTTCAACCGCTCGGACTCAATAGAACGACTCCAAATTTCCATATCAGGCGGAGCCCGGGGATAGGTGGCGTCCACTGTCTGGCGACGTCACTATCAGTACTGCGCATCTTCGTCCACTGCAGCGCAATAGCGAGAGCAGATGCAATAACCCCTTCATACCATGGCTACCGATACTCCAGAGCCTTCGGCGACTCAACTGGCACAAGCACTCGTCGAATTTTCTTTACGCGGCTCTTTTCCAGAAGAAAATGTATCGTCACTGCCTCTCAAGCCCGATGCGCTGGCCGAAGCTATCAAGGCCCTCGCAGATGCCAGAGCTAAGCTCCAAGTATGAGGTTCTCCCACCCAACTGAGCACAATATAGGGATGCTAAGAACGATATCTTTGTGCCCGAGCAGGCAGAAATTCATGCGATCAACGAGGATACCGCCGATGATGTACGAGCATGGCAAACCAATGCGCAATCTGTCCAGGACGACATGATCCGGTCAAAAGCGCTTGCAAACGAAATCATCAAAACTTCTGAAGCACCGGCAGTCTCAGGGAAGGATACCCACGATGCCGAGGCAAAGGCCGAGTTTCTGGTTCGGGAGCTCAACTACAACGCCCAAGTGCAGGAAGCTCTCAAAGGAATTAGAACAGTCAACCGCACACTCGATGAAGTTGAGAAAGCAAGAGATGAGCGGAGGATATTGGATGCGCTACATCTACTCGAACGATCATGGAAGGAACTTGATGCCATACCAGTCAACAAATCCTGTCGGGCAATCAAATTGCTGGATATCAGAGCTTTTGAACTCAAATCTGATGTTCATGAGGTTTTCGACCATGTGTGGAACACGCTTATcaatgttgatgttgagaagcATACGGTCTCTATGAGCAGCGGCCGGGATGATGAACCTATGAGTCTCTCGGATGCGGTGATAGGTCTGCAAGCCTACAAGGAGGTTGACAGGCGTACGGCTCAGCTCTGGGCCAGCCTTAATGCGGCTGTCCTCGTTCCCAGAATGGATATGGAGAGAGAGACCTTGCCGGGCATTCAAATACAAGATGTAAGTGATCCATTTCCAGGAGATAGATCTTGTCTAACATCAAGCAGAACACTCTGGAAGTAAAAGGTACGACAGATAAATCTGTCGAGTCTTTATTCACCGATCTCGAAAAGGTTTTTAGGTTTCTTGTTGAAAGATTACCCGGTGACTTGGTCGAGACCATTTCCCCCACCCTTCTTCCAGGGGTAATACACCGAGTAACCAGTGTATGGCTTGATTCGGCCGTCCCATCGTCTTTGAACGACATGGCGAGGTTTCAACAAGTCATCGCTCTCGCCAAAAGCTTCTGTGCGACACTACGGAAACTGGGATTCACAAATCTGGGAGATTTACAAGAGTGGACGGAAAGTGCCCCGAGGGTATGGCTCTCCAAGTGCAGGGAAGCCGCATTGGATGCGGTCCGCACAAAGCTGTCGAAAGGCTTTGGTGAACCGACCCGGGTAGAAAAGATCGAGAAGCAGATGGTGTCAAAGTCAGAAGGTCAAAAAATAGCGGCCAATGGGGCCGCAGctgttgatgacgatggagaAGGATGGGGTGATGCTTGGGGtattggggatgatgagccACCAAAAGAAGAGCCAAAagaggtggagaagaaggcagcTGCCAAACCGGCGgatgacggcgaggaggacgtAGCGGAtgcttggggatggggagatgaggctgccgaggaggagcagctcaTTGAGGAGACACGGAAGAAGACCGAGATGGAAGACGAGGATCCAGCTGATGCTTGGGGCTGGGGTGATGATACTAATAATGACGCGCCTACGGCTACAGCGACAGCTACAAAATCTGAGCCAGAGATCAGGGAACTAGTGTTGAAGGAGACATATAGCATTTCATCGATGCCACAACCTGTCTTGGACCTAATAGCAGCCATTGTGGAAGATGGTGCGGCTCTGACCCAGGACAGGCACGCGAGTAGCCCGGTAGCAGCAGCCGCGGCTGGACTGTTCGGTGTGCCGACTCTTGCGCTGGCGTTATTCAGAGCCATCTCGCCTCACTACTACGCCCCAAAGGAGGGTGGGAATATGTAAGTTTGAACCCCCCTCACTCAGTTTCTGCTATGTTGTTCATCTCTAACCGGCACGAAAAAAAGGTTCCTCTACAATGACGCAACCTGGCTATCGGAAAAACTAGCGGATTTCTCGGCCACCTGGAAAACCCGCCATGATATCAGCACCCGAGCGCAAAACATGCTGAGACTAGACAACGACGTCAAGGCTCTTCAAGGGTTTGCCAACCGCGCCTACACGAACGAGCTCAGTCTCAAAAAGATGATGCTGCGGGATCGGTTGGGGGGTGAGCAAAACCTTTTGCAGCTGGACGACACGGAATCCTACGTTGCGTCGGCGGTCTCGATGGTTAGGTCGATAGCGCTGGAGTGGGAGCCCATCCTGGCGAAATCTGTGTGGCAGCAGGCGGTTGGGTCGATGGTTGACGCGTTGGCGTCGAAGATTGTTTCTGATGTGATGGATCTGCCGTCTAttgggcaggaggaggcatATAATATCGCGAAGCACATCGCttcggtggaggagctggatgatTTGTTTTTGCCAAGGAACGGGGAGGTGCCGTTGACGGCGCAGTTTGCGGGGAgctggttgaggttgaagtaCTTGAGCGAGGTGCTGCAGAGCAATTTGAGGGATGTGAGGTATTtgtggatggagggggagctgAGCCTGTattttggggtggaggaggtgctggatTTGATTGGGGCTAGTTTTGAGGAGAatgcgaggacgagggaggtggtgaaggagattAGGGGGAATCCGAGGCCTAGGGGGGAGTagtgggaggttggagagtaCGTTGTTCATGCAGCATCGTTGTTGGCAAAGGAAGCTTGCAGCCAACACAGTCCAGACAGTATAGATGTGTAGAATGGCGTTCTTTTTAGCGTTGGTCGATCCGATTCACATGCAAGCCATTGAATACCTACCTGGTTATTTATTGCGGAGGGTGGAGTCTCTGGGTTTTTCGTTGTCCCTGTTTCTCCAGAGGCCAGCCCCTCTTTGATGTGTTCTCCGAGGAGCTCTCTCGCTCACTAGGTTTTTCCAGTTGTCTAGACGTCTCGGGCATAATCTTTCACGATCTTTTTTTGacaggggttggtggtgctcTTTACTAGATAGGtaaggtgaggtgaggtatCTCGATCAAAATGTGCACTTGAACAGTTTTGcatgttttttttcctgcAGAGAAGGAATGAAGGAAAGATCCTCCCTTGTTCAGGTTCGCTTCGATGcgacctctctctctctctctctctctctctctctctctctcgcgcgcgcgcgcgctCTCAATTCTTTTCTTCggggtgtgttttggtgtggaggtggtggtttttttttttcgtgaACTGATCCAGAACTTTGGGgtaaggtacctaggtaggtatggcttgggagaagaagaaatggtAGGTACCAAATGTCTCAGAtacgtgtgtgtgtgtatgtgtgaaAAAAGAAACCTACATGATAAATTATCATGATATCAACAGTGAGGTAACATGCACACTAATTATTGAATCGGTTGAATCGGACCTGGGGATCTGATGATCTGCTgtatctctctctcccccgCCTTTTTGGGAGCTCCCAACAATCGAGGAAAGGTATGCctgttgctttttttttttggtggatggggaggggggcgagcTGAGTATCAAgattggggaaggggtggtagGCGGGCAAGCGGGCTAGTATCGTACAGTATGcacagctgctgctggagtgGGATgcaagagggagagaaagcGGAAGTTCGGGAGAGATGGAGTTGGAAATGCCGAgtgaggtgggggggaggggggggggttgtttggtggtgagagagagatgtgtgtgtgtcttttACTCAGGACATCGGTTGTAAGACAAAAAGACgcaggagaagagaaagaagctAACTGCTGCATGGACAGGTGCTCATCTGCGTGTCTTTGCGTCTTTAGCGTGGAAAGGCGTCCTTCAAGAGGCAGGATCAGGACGGTGACTGGAGGGGATGTCGAGAGATGTTCACTGTCATGTCGAGTACGTACAGTACTTTGAGTTCCAAACCCATTGTCGTCAGACCAGTTGGGAGGGCCAAGGTTTGGGGTAGATTGTACAGACTGTATGAGTTGCAGCAAGTAGCCGTTGTTCAAGTTGTCAGCTGCtcgcttttttctttttttttctttttgcttttgagAGAATTATGAGGAGACAGCAAGACATGGGGTGTGGGCACTGGATGAGGTGTGATGAGAGGAGATTGGAGAGAGAGCGGGTAAGGGGTAGTCAGAAAAAGATCCGTCGGTCGTTTattccctccctccctcccttccttccGCTGTCCGTTTCTTGTCTATGGGTCAACGGGGGACGGATAGGACCCGTTGCCTTCTTTTCTCCGCTACCGCTACCGCATCCGTTCCCGTAACCGTAGCGTACCCACTTCATCCATTGTGCTGGGTCTGTTCTTGCTCTATGGGATTTGGAAACGTGAGATGGGATTCATCTCATGTGCATGTTGGGATCGAGGAGCCTCTTACTGTCGAAGAAAAAGAATTACGAGATCTATGTGAAAAGAAGCAAACAGCTGTGAAGCATCACTTCTCCGGCTAAATCGTGCCGTCTGTTTACCTTGTTGCTCTGAGAGACAATGCGGCCACTTCTGCAGCGTCCTCTAAGACGAGATTGTCCACCTTGATACACGTCCGCCTTGCCCGATCTCCGAATAGCCACACCGACTCACCGACTACTATACACAAGCACAGATCAGCAAGCAATATATTCCAGCTTCACTTTTTCCTGATCCGACAACAGCCAAGGCCATGATCCCAGCTGGCTCTGAAACAAAGTCACCGGCAAACAAAGCAATATTTCACCGCGCTGGCTGGCCCATCCATGTCGAGACAGGAAGCCTTGTGTGACCCGAGAGAATAGAACACCTCCAAGCCTCGGGCCGGCAAGTTGCATCTCGCTGATCGGAACGGCCGGCATTATTCcttttttctgttctttCGCTCTTCCGTTCAGCCAATCAGCTTCAAAGGATTGTTTCCCCTCAAAAAGGATCACACAACAGatcaaaagaagaaatgAGCATATGCAAACCaggggaaagaaaaggggctgGGAGGGGAACCGTCCATTCACAAACGGTGATATACCGACATGATGCATGCGTAGTTTATATACCTACATAACAGCTGAACAAGGAGGGTATGTTGTGGATAAAGATGTTGGTACTGTAAAAGTAGGTTGacgtatattatattttaaacTATGCTTCAAAAGATACTTGATAGGCTTGTATAGATAGTTGGAGGGTCTTGAAAAGATAACCAataggccttgaaagatagttgAGAGGCTTATTCGACGTGGAGGGGTGAGGGCGAGAGTGAGTGGTTGAAATGACAAGACAGAAGCCTCCATCTGTTCGTCGGTAAGCAGGCTTGGACTGAGGCAACCTGCAAGAATGCAGAGACGCAGAGATGGCATAGTGCGAATAAATGAGcccaccagcagccatcatcaaAGTTGCTCACCACCGAAAGAAGCAGGTCAAAGATTAGGTATGGTCGGGTATGTCCGTCCTTTCACAGGTAGTACAGCACAGAGTGATAGCTGCCATGCCAAAGTCCACGATACTTGACGCGAGAGAGCCAATACCGAAACAGGAAATCCGTCTCATGTCTATCCTCAGATGCAAAAGCAATTGGGCATTGATGCGAGTTACATACCTGCATGCCCAAGAGAGCAGACTCAAAGAATGATGAATTGCCGCTTGCTGCTGCAAAGTCCCAAAGCCATCAAGGTCCTCACTTTCCAGCGCCTTTGCAGCTGATGACCTCTTGGTGTTACTCATTCCCAGTTTACTTGTGATACCTACCTGAAGCCTGtgccacctcttccccagatTATCTGAGCAACTTATCTATGTGCTTGTACACAGGGTCAATCTCAAGCAGTATGTCCAGCCTGCTGACTTTGGTTGTTTGGAAACATTACCCCTGAGCAGACCCACCATTCCCCC
Proteins encoded in this window:
- the rpl36_2 gene encoding ribosomal protein L36 (COG:J; EggNog:ENOG503P53R); this encodes MAATKETPRSGIATGLNKGHKTTARVAKPRVSRTKGHLSKRTAFVRDLVKEVAGLAPYERRIIELLRNSKDKRARKLAKKKLGTFGRAKAKVEDMNRVIAESRRAGH
- the YTM1_1 gene encoding ribosome biogenesis protein ytm1 (EggNog:ENOG503NZE8; COG:D), with protein sequence MATDTPEPSATQLAQALVEFSLRGSFPEENVSSLPLKPDALAEAIKALADARAKLQAEIHAINEDTADDVRAWQTNAQSVQDDMIRSKALANEIIKTSEAPAVSGKDTHDAEAKAEFLVRELNYNAQVQEALKGIRTVNRTLDEVEKARDERRILDALHLLERSWKELDAIPVNKSCRAIKLLDIRAFELKSDVHEVFDHVWNTLINVDVEKHTVSMSSGRDDEPMSLSDAVIGLQAYKEVDRRTAQLWASLNAAVLVPRMDMERETLPGIQIQDNTLEVKGTTDKSVESLFTDLEKVFRFLVERLPGDLVETISPTLLPGVIHRVTSVWLDSAVPSSLNDMARFQQVIALAKSFCATLRKLGFTNLGDLQEWTESAPRVWLSKCREAALDAVRTKLSKGFGEPTRVEKIEKQMVSKSEGQKIAANGAAAVDDDGEGWGDAWGIGDDEPPKEEPKEVEKKAAAKPADDGEEDVADAWGWGDEAAEEEQLIEETRKKTEMEDEDPADAWGWGDDTNNDAPTATATATKSEPEIRELVLKETYSISSMPQPVLDLIAAIVEDGAALTQDRHASSPVAAAAAGLFGVPTLALALFRAISPHYYAPKEGGNMFLYNDATWLSEKLADFSATWKTRHDISTRAQNMLRLDNDVKALQGFANRAYTNELSLKKMMLRDRLGGEQNLLQLDDTESYVASAVSMVRSIALEWEPILAKSVWQQAVGSMVDALASKIVSDVMDLPSIGQEEAYNIAKHIASVEELDDLFLPRNGEVPLTAQFAGSWLRLKYLSEVLQSNLRDVRYLWMEGELSLYFGVEEVLDLIGASFEENARTREVVKEIRGNPRPRGE